In the Neisseria sp. KEM232 genome, GCTAGCCGAATTGGCCGACTGCGTGCTCAACGTGTTCACACAGGAAGACAGCGAACGCTACACACCGATGGTGTCGCGCCTGCTGCAACTGACCGTCATCGACATCCTCGCCATCGGCCTCGCCCTGCGCCTGGGCGAAACCGCCAGCCTGCAACTGGAAAAAGGCAAACGCAGCCTGCAAGGGCGGCATGTGGACGCGGGCAGGGGCAAAAGTCAAGAGGCCGTCTGAAAACGCCGAAACGAAAAAGGCCGTCTGAAAACCCCGTTTCGGGTTTTCAGACGGCCTATTGTTGTGCACGGCGGATTCGATGCTTTCAGACGGCCTGCGGCTTGTTTTTTGAGGCCGTTCCCGCCTTCGCGGGAATGACGTTTCTGAAACCCGTCGGAACAACAGCGTTCCCTCTCCCGCGCTTGCGGCGCAGGGGAGGGAGTTTGGTGCGCGCGGGGTTTTCGGTTCCAACCGCCGCACGTTCAGTCGGCAAACGGTTTCTGCTGCCAGTAAAAGCGTTTGGGCTGCCATTGGCGTGCGCTCAGGGTTTGGCCGCCGCTGTCGAACAGCCATGCGCCTTGTCGGTCGGTGCGCAGCAGGTGTGCGCCGTGGGCGGACAGGCGGGTTTGCACTTCGCGGGCGGGGTGGCCGTAGGGATTGCCGAAGCCTGCCGAGGCGACGGCGTAATCGGGCGATACGGCGTTGACAAACGCGCCCGACGACGAGCCTTTGCTGCCGTGGTGTCCCAACACCAACACCTGCGAGCGCAGGGCGTCGCCGTAGCGGCGTACCAGTTCGGCCTCACCGCGCGTGTCCAAGTCGCCCGTTACCAGCACCGCCGTTTCCCCCGCCAGCACGCGCAGCACGCAGCTTTGACCGTTGTCGCCCGCGCCGCCCGCGCCCGTGTCCAAAAGCTCGAAGCGCACGCCGTCCCATTCCCATGCCGTTTCCTCGCGGCAGCTTTGCGCCTGCGGGTAAAACTCCGGCTGTCCGGCCAGCACGGCGCGCGGGCGCAGGGCGGCTGTGAGCAGCGGCGCGCCGCCGTCGTGGTCGGCATCGTGGTGCGACAAAAGCAGCACGTCCGGCCGCCGCACGCCGAGCGCGCGCAGGACGGGCAGGGTCTGCATCTGCGCCGCACCCTCCGTGCCCGTATCGAACAGGAGGACGTGCGAGGCCGTCTGAAAATACACCGACAAACCCTGTCCGACATCGATCACGACGGTTTTCAGACGGCCTTGTTCGGGCGGCGCGGGGCGGTAGAAGACAAAGCCCGCCAGCACCAGCGCCGCCCACGGCCGCAAGCCCGCGCCGCGCGGCAGCAGCCACACGCAGGCCGCCGCAGCCGCCAGCGCGGACAGCGGCCACGGCGCGGCGGCCACGCCCCATTCGGGCGCGTAATCCGCCAGCCAAGCCAGCGTCTGCAAAGTCTGTTCGCCCAGCCATGATGCCGCGTATTGCAGCGGGTAAAACGGCAGCAGCGACGCCGCCAACGCCAGCGGCACCAGCACCCAGGAAAACCACGGAATCATCGGCGCGTTTGCCAGCGGCGAGGCAAGGGGCAGGGCGGCAAACAGCCAGCCCGTTGCCACCGACGAGGCCAGCGTCGCCGCCCACTGCCCGCGCAGGGCGGCAAGCGGCCAAGAACGCCTGCCCGTGCGCCACGAGTCCGCCCACAGCAGAGACGCCACCAAACCGAAGGACAGCCAGCTTCCCACCGCGAGTGCCGCCGAGGGGTCGAGCAGCAAAACCAAAGCCAGCGCAAACCACCAGCCGCGCCAGGCCGAAGCCGCGCCGCCCGCCGCCCACGCGGCCGCCACCGCCGCCACCATCAGCAGCGAGCGCAGCGTCGGCACGGCAAAACCCGCCAGCGCCGTGTAAAACAAGGCCGCCGCCACGCCCGCCGCCAGCAGCCAAACCTTCGGCCGGCGCGGCGCAACGGGCAGTACGAGCAGCAGCCTTTTTGCCAGCCATGCCGCCAGCAGCGCCACCATCGACACGTGCAGCCCCGACACGCTTACCAGATGGTTCAGCCCCAGCGGGCGGAAAGCCTGCCACCATTCGCCGCGCAACGCGTCCTGTTCGCCGACGGCCAACGCCCGCATCAGTGCCGCGCCGTCGGCCGTTTCCTGCGGCATCCGCCGCCAGCTTGCGCTGACGGCTGCGCGCAGGCGCAGGAGGCCGTCTGAAAGGCCGTCTGCAAACCCCAGCGCCTGCCGATCGGCACCCGCCGTCGCCAGCGCGTCGATGCCGTTGGCCAGCGCCCATGCCTCGCGGCCGAAACCGCGCGCGTTGTTCTCGCCGACGGGGGCGCGCATCCGCAGGTTCAGCCGCCACACGCTGCCTGCAGGCCAGTCGCGGCGGCGGTAGTCGGCCAGCTGCACGCGGTAGCTTCGTCCGTCGTCCGCCACCGCTTCGGCGCTAAAGCGCACCCGCCGCCCGTCGTCCTGCGCCAGCCCCGTCACGCGCACCGCCGCCGCCAGCGTCTCGCCCTGTTTTTCAGACGGCCACCGCTGCGCCAACGCCAGCTCCGTGCGCCACACGCCGTAAGCCGCGCCGACAAGCAGCAGCAAAAGCAGCAAACCCGCGCGTTTCCACCGCAGCAGAGCCGCCGCCGCGCAGCAGAAAGCCGCCGCCCACGCAGCGGGCGGCGGCACAAAGGGCAGGGCGAACGACAGCAGTACGCCGGTGGCGAAAGCGGGCAGTAGGTAAAAGGGCACGGCGGCTCCTGTCGGCTTGGCTTGATGGTTGGGAAAAGGCCGTTCCTGCCTGTGCGTAAATGAGGTTTCCGGAACGGTGGCGGGATAAATTTTCCGATAGCGGCACGTTTCGGGATGCCGGTGTTGTTGAGGCCGTCTGAAAGCGCGGATCGGGTTTTCAGACGGCCTTTGTGGGTGTGTGCCACATCAGGCGCGCGTTCTTTGCCGTTTGAGAGGCCGTCTGAAACCGTCCCAAAGCCGTTTCGGCTTTGCCGAAGCTGTGCTTTCGGAAACGCCGTCACCGCGTTTGTGTCCCGAGGGAGTGTCGGCGGGAGCGGCTTTTGGGGTTTTCAGACGGCCTTTGAGGTTCTGAAACTGCGTGCGTCGCGGGCGGCACACCCTGCGCCATACGGGTCGGGCCGGTTTTTTAACAGTCCGCAAACAAATCATTCAGCCCTTCGGAGATGGTCGGGTGGGTGAAGATTTGGTTTTTCAGGTAGGCGGCGGGGACGCGGAAATCCATTGCCATTTTGATTTGGTTGATGATTTCGTGCGCTTCGGCGCAGAACAGGGTTACGCCGAGGATTTCGCCGCTGTGCGCGTCCACCACGGCTTTGAGCAGGCCGTCGGTTTGGTTGAGCACTTTGGCTTTCGTGATCGCGTCGGCTTTCAGTTTCAACACTTTCACGTCGCGCCCCGACTGCTGCGCGGCGGTTTCGGTTAGGCCGATGTGGGCGAGCGGCGGCTCGGTGAAGGTGGCGGTCGGGAACGGGGCGCGGTCGGCGCGGTGGCGTTTGCCGTCGCCGAAAAGCTGTTCGCGCACGATGCGGTAGTCGTCCAGCGAGATGTAGGTGAACATCGGGCTGCCCGCCACGTCGCCCATCGCCCAAATGTAGTCTTTGCCCTGCACGCGCAGGTAGTCGTCAACGAGAATGAAGCCGCGCGGATCGGTTTCGATGCCCGCGTTCGCCAGTCCCAGGCCCTGCGTGTTCGGCACGCGGCCTACGCCCACCAGCACCGCATCGGCGGTAAATTCGCCTTGCGAGGTGATGACGCTGGTGTCCGCCGCGTTGTCGCGGATGTCTTCTATCTTCACGCTTTGTAACACTTTGATTCCCTTGCTGTTTAACACGCGCAGCATTTCTTCGGCGATATCGCGGTCTTCGCGCGGCAGGAAGGTGTCGCCGCCGTCGAGAATCGTGATTTCGCTGCCGAAAGCGCGGAACATAAAGGCGAATTCCAGGCCGATGTAGCCGCCGCCGATGATGACGAGGCGGCGCGGATGCTCGTTCAGCGCGAGCACGCCGGTGCTGTCGAGCACGCGCGGGCTGTCTTCGCCTGCCACGCCCAAACGGCGCGGTGTTGCGCCGGTGTTGATGAAAATGCGTTCGGCGGTGATCGTTTGTTCGCTGCCGTCTGCGCCAGTGAGTTTGACCGTGCGATCGTCGATAAACTCGGCGCGGGCGTTGATGACGGTAACGTTGTCCAGATTGTCCAATTTGGCGAAATTGGCGGCACGCAGTTTGGGAATCAGGGTGTTTTTCGCGTTCATCGCCGCGTCAAACACGGCGGCTTTGTCGGCGTTATGCCCGCGCTGCTCGCCTTCGACAATCAGTTTTTTGCTGGGAATGCAGCCGATGTTGATGCAGGTGCCGCCGTACATCTGCGCCGACTGCTCGACCAACACGACCTGCTGCCCGTGTTTCGCCAAATCCGCCGCCAGCGTTTTGCCTGCCTTGCCGAAGCCGATGATGAGGTTTTGTGTGTGCATAATGTTGTCTCCGTTGAATAAAAATGATGGGTCTGTTGGGATGTCCGGCTGAAAACTGCAGCCGGTTTTTGCAGGTTTTGTAGCGCCCTGCGGCGCACGTGTTCTTTGCCGTTTGATAGGTCGTCTGAAATCTTCCCGATGCCGTTTCGGCTTTGCCGAAGCTGCGCTTTTAGAAACGCCATCTCCGCGTTTTTGCCTCGAAGGGGTGCCGGAGGGAGCGGCTTTGGGTTTTCAGACGGCCTGCGTTTGTTTTTCAGCAAGCGATGGCAGGCTTTTCAATCCGCTTCTTCGTCGTATTCCTCCTGCGTGGCCAGACGGATGCCGCTTTTTTGCAACTCGGCAAGGAGGGCGGGGGGCGGGTTGAGGTTTTCGAGGCCGGTGATGCGTTTGAGATGGGGCAGGCGGGGGAGGTCTGCGGCGGCGGCTTGGGTGATGGGGAGCATTTGGTCGCAGCCGGGGTCGTAATACGGCCACAGTTCGGCGTAAAGCGGGGAGCAGCCGTCTTCGATATGGAGTTCTTCTACGGTGGCGAGCATCTCGGGCGGGATGTCGAGCCGGGTGAAGTAGTCGAGGATTTCGGGCACGGGGGCGTAGCCGTCGGTGTCGCGGCTGATGACGCGCGTTTCGCAGTCTGCGGCGAAGCGGTCGAAGTTGAGGCGGGGGGCGAGGGTGTTTTGCCGGTACATCAGTTCGTCGATTACGGCGAGTTTGAGGGCGGTGTCGCGGAACGGGGTTTGCGGCGGCGCGGCTTTGGCGGCTTTGGCGGGTTTGGACGGTTTGGCGGCAGGCAGTAGGCCGCGCAGGGCGGCGGCGGCGGGGGTGTCGGGGGCGGCTTCGGCGAGCAGGCGGATGTTTTCGCGTACGGGGCGGCTGCGTTTGAGCCATTTGATGAGGCCGGGTCGGGTGTCGGCGGTGTCATCCGCGCCGTTTTCCGTCAAATCGAATTCTTCCAACACTTGCTGTTGCAGGATTTCGGTTTGCGCGGCATCGCATTGCGGCAGGGCAGCTTTCAGGATGGCGGCGGCGTTTTGGTAGGGGTAGCTGTCGGTGTCGCCGTCGCCGAACATTTGGCTGAGGCAGTAGTCCTGCCGGTTTTGCGCGCCAAGGGCAAGCAGGGCGGCGAAGGCGGCGATGGGGTCGGGGGCTTGTTCGAGGTAGCTTTCAAAGAAGCTGCTGTATTGTTCGGGAAAGCGTTGCAGGTAGGGGCGGACGAGGGCGGCGGCAGGAATGAAATTTTCAGGCTGGTCGTGGGTGCTGTGGTGGAAGTAGAGGTCGAGCAGGCTGCCGAGCCAGTTTGCGGCGCGGCTTTCGGGCGGCAGCGGGGCGGCGGTGGCAGCGGCGAGGTGTTCGGCAAGTTGCGCGCCATATTGGGCGAGGACTTCGCCGGTTTGGCGGGTGTTGTCATAGCGTTCGGCGATGAATTTGCGTTGGGCAAACAGGGCGGCGAATTCGTCCAAGCCCTGCCATTGTTGCCACTGCTGCGCGGCGGCCTGTTGGAGGATGGGGAACAGGAAGGTGTAGTAGTGGCGCAAATCGGCTATCGGGTGCTGCTCGAAGTATTTGAGCCATTCGCGGCGCACGGCTTTGCGGGATGCGGGGTCTTGTTGGAGTTGGGCGAGGTTGCGGCCGAGCATGGAGGCCAGGGGGTTGGGCTCGGGCGGGGGTGTGCCGCTGTGGCCGTCTGAAAGTTTGGCGGCGGGGTTGGTTTTTTTGCGGAAGAAGGAGAACATGGCGGGCTGGCTTTTTGCGTGAGGTGGTAAAGTCGGGCGGGGTGGTTCGGGCGGCTTTGGGCTGTATGGCGGGAAACGCGTGCGGTGTGGCAGATTTATCCGGCAGCGCATCCAGACCGCGTGCGTCGCTTGCGCCACACCCTGACTTAGCGGCGGAGGCCGTCTGAAAAACGTTTTTCAGACGGCCTTTGCTGTTTCAGACGGCCTTTTTCTTTTTTGCGGGGGCGGGTTTGCTTTTGCCGGTTTCGGCGGCGGGTTTGTCGGAGATGCCGAGGCGGCGCAGGGTGTCGTTCAGGACATGGGTGTTGCCGCCGGCGGCACGCCCTTGTTTGAAGGTTTCGCGGGCTTCGTCTTTGCGGCCGAGTGTCCACAGGACTTCGCCCAGGTGGGCGGCAACTTCGGCTTCGGGGTGTTCTTTGAAGGCGTATTGCAGGTAGGGTAGGGCGGCTTCGGGGTCGCCTTTGAGGAAGTAGGCCCAGCCGAGGCTGTCGTTAATGGCGGGCTCTTCGGGCAGTTGTTCGAAGGCGGCGCTGATGAGGGGGAAGGCTTCTTCGATTTGGGGGGCGGGCAGGGTGAGCAGGGTGTAGCCGAGGGCGTTTTGCGCGTTGGGGTTGCCGGGGGAGAGCTCGAGGTAGCGGCGCAGGTCGGCGACGGCTTTGGCGGGTTGGCCGAGGCGGTCGCTGTAGATCATGGCGCGCTGGTAGAGGATGCTGCCGAGCATTTCGGCATTGCCGGGCTGTTTGGCTGTGCGCTCGTAGAGGCGGTTGAGTTCGGCGAGCGCCTGTTTGGCGTTGCTGCTGTGGCCGAGGACGACGAGTTCAAGACCGGTGAGGTGACCCGTGTCGAAGAAGCGGCCCTGGCGGGCGGTCATGCTGCGGGCGCGGCGGACTTCGGCGGCGGCCTGCGGCCATTTTTGTTCTTCGGCATAAAGCGAGGCGGCAAGAACGGCTTTGTCGAAGGCGTAGTCGGGGGAGTGGATTTTGTCGAGCCAGCCATGTGCTTCGGTGTAGCGTTTGTTATCGGCGTTGCGCATGACGGCGATGACGGCGGCACGACTTTGCTGCTCCTGTGTGCCGGTTTGGTAGGCTTTGGTGAGGTAGGTGAGGATTTCGTCGAGCGGGGCTTGGCGTCCGGCGGACAGGAGGGCGGCTTGGATGTAGAGGTCGGCGTTGGGGCGTTTGTCGATGAGTTCGCGCAGGAGTTTGCCGGCCTCTTCTTTTTTGTTGGCGAAGATGAGGGCTTCGACTTGGAGTTCCTGCCAGACGGGGGAGAGTTTGGCGGTGTCGGTTTCGGCGAAGAAGCGGTTGATGATGTCGGGTTTGCGCTGACCGATCAGGCGCATGGTGAGGTAGGTGGGGGGGAGGATGTCGCTGTCGAGCGCGGCCAGGCGCTGCAGTGCCTGCACGGAGGCGTCGGTTTTGTCGTTGAGGGCGCTGAGGATGGCGTCGGCGATGACGGCGTCCGGTTTGTCGGGATAGGCTTTGGCGCGGTTGTGGACGGGTTCTTCCATGAGTTTGGCCACGGCGGGGTTTTGTGCGGCGGTTTGGGCGGTGAGCAGGAAGATGCGGCTGCGCTGGCTTTCGTCGGCGCCTTCGAGGGCGGCGTCGAAGCCGTCGCGGGCGTTGGCATAGTGGCCGCGCACCATGTCGCGCATCCAGGTGATGCGTTTGAGGGCGGGGCCGGGGACGGGTTCGATTTTCAGCCAGCGCTGGTAGATTTGTTCGGCCTGTTCGTAAGCGCCGAGGCCGACGGCCATGTCCATTGCGCGTTCGGCTACTTCGGGGTCGCGGGTGCGTTCGAGCATGACGAGATAGGTACCCAGGGCGGTGGCGGGGTCGCCTTTGTGCAGGGCGATTTCGGCGCCGAAGAGGGTGAAGGCGTCGTTGGTACGTTTGACGACGGCTTCGCGGCGGGCGGCTTCAGCGGCGTCGATGGTGATGTGGCGGTGGCTGCCGACTTTGGTAACGGGGCGGCTGCCTGTACCGGCGGCATGGAGCGCGGGAGCGGCGAGTGTCAGCAGGAGGGCGAGGGCGGCGGGGCGCAGGCGGGATTTTTTGTCGGACATGGTGTTCTCGGTGGATGCAAAGGGGCGGGGTGGTGGTGCGGGCTTTGCCGCAGCGGTGTTTTAACTTCGTTGAAACTTCGCTTTCAGACGGCCTGTAACGGGAAAGGAGCTACTTTAACATACGGCGGAATGAATTTTATAGTGATTGGCTTGCAGAGAGCGGTTTGCCGTTTGCGGCGGGCGGATGTGAAAACTGCGCCGGAAAGTGCAAAGGTACTTTCCGGCGCAGTTTGCGGTTGCTGCGGATGCGGCGTCAGTCGAGCTTGCCGTGGCAGTGTTTGTATTTCAGGCCGCTGCCGCAGGGGCAGGGGTCGTTGCGGTGGACGACGATACCGCGCGCGGCCAGCGCTTCGGGGGTGTAGCTGCTGCTGTCGGCATTCGGATCGAAGGCTTCGGCGGCCAGCCCGCTGCGTGACTGCGACAGCACTTCTTCCATATCGGGCGCGTCGGCTTGGAAGGCGTGGGCGTTCAGATCGGCCAAGTCGGCAGGTTCGCTCTCCTGCGCCAGCGGCTCGTCCATACGAACCTGTACGGAAGCCAGTATCGAGGCGATTTGGTATTTAATGCCGTTCCACAGGTTTTGGAACATTTCGAAGGCTTCGCGTTTGTATTCCTGCTTGGGGTTTTTCTGGGCGTAGCCGCGCAGGTGGATACCGTGGCGCAGGTAGTCCATGGCAGAGAGGTGGTCGCGCCACTGGGTATCGATGACTTGCAGCATGACGTTGCGCTCGTACTGGCGCATTTCGTTTTCGTCGACGAGGGCGGTTTTGTCGCTGTAATCCTGTTCCATTTGCGAGAGCAGACGCTCTTTCACGTCTTGGTTGTCGAGCGTGTTGTCTTCTTTCAGCCAGCCCTGAATGTCGGCGTGCAGGCGGAAATCGGCAGCGAGTCGGGCTTCCAGGCCGGGCAGATCCCATTGTTCTTCCATGCTGTCGGGCGGCATATGGGTATCGACCAGCGAGGAAACGGTTTCGGTGCGGAATTCTTTGCCCAGATCGCTGATGCTGTCGGATGCGAGGATGTCGTTGCGCTGGAAGTAGATGACTTTGCGCTGGTCGTTGGCGATGTCGTCGTATTCCAAAACCTGTTTGCGCATATCGAAGTTGCGTCCTTCGACTTTGCGCTGCGCGCCTTCGATCTGGCGGGTAAGCATGCCCGCTTCGATGGCTACGCCGCGCTCGGGTGCGAGGCGGTTGAGGATGGCGGCGGCGCGGTCGAGGGCGAAGAGGCGCAGGAGCGGGTCTTCAAACGAGAGGTAGAAGCGGCTGGAACCGGGGTCGCCCTGACGTCCGGCGCGGCCGCGCAGCTGGTTGTCGATGCGGCGGCTTTCGTGGCGTTCGGTGCCGATGATGTGCAGGCCGCCCGCTTCCATGACTTTGTCGTGTTCTTCCTGCCAGCCGTTTTCCAAGGCGGAAATTTTGGCGGCTTTTTCTTCTTCGCTCAGGCTCTCGTCGGCTCGAATGGCGTCGGACTGGTGTTTGACGTTGCCGCCGAGCACGATGTCGGTACCGCGTCCGGCCATATTGGTGGCGACGGTAATCGCGCCGACTTTGCCCGCCTGCGCCACAATCAGCGCTTCGCGCTGGTGTTCTTTGGCGTTCAGAACGTTGTGCGGAATGCCCTGTTGGCGCAGCAGGGTGGAAACGAGTTCGGAATTTTCGATGCTGGTGGTGCCGACGAGTACGGGTTGGCCGCGGTTGAAGCATTCGATGATGTCTTTGACGACGGCTTCGTATTTCTCTTCCGACGAGCGGAAAATCTGGTCGTTGAAGTCTTTGCGCTGAATCGGGCGGTTGGTCGGGATGATGACGGTTTCCAGATTGTAGATACTTTGGAATTCGAAGGCTTCGGTGTCGGCCGTGCCGGTCATGCCGGAGAGTTTGGTGTAGAGGCGGAAGTAGTTTTGGAAGGTAATCGAAGCGAGGGTTTGGTTTTCGCGTTTGATTTCCACGCCTTCTTTGGCTTCGACAGCCTGATGCAGGCCGTCCGACCAGCGGCGGCCGGACATCAGACGGCCTGTGAATTCGTCGACGATGACGATTTCGCCGTCCTGAATCACATAGTGCTGGTCTTTGTGGAACAGGGAATGCGCGCGCAGGGCGGCCATCAGGTGGTGCATCAGGGAGATATTGGATACGGCGTAGAGCGAATCGCCTTCGGCCAGCAGACCCATGCGCGTCAGGATGGTTTCGGCGTGTTCGTGGCCGGTTTCGCTGAGCAGGACGCTGTGGTTTTTCTCGTCAACCCAGTAATCGCCTTCGCCTTCTTCGGTTTCCTGACGGAACAGCTGCGGGGGGACTTGGTTCATGATTTCGTACAGGCTGACGTTGTCGTCGGCCTGGCCGGAGATAATCAGCGGCGTGCGTGCTTCGTCGATGAGGATGGAGTCCACTTCGTCCACGACGGCGAAATTCAGTTCGCGTTGCACTTTGTCGTATTGGTTGACGACCATATTGTCGCGCAGGTAGTCGAAACCGAACTCGTTGTTGGTGCCGTAGGTGATGTCGGCGCCGTATGCAGTTTGGCGTTGGAAGGGGTCGAGATCGCTGATGATGACGCCGACTTCGAGGCCGAGGAAGTTGTAGAGCGGGCGCATGGTTGCCGCGTCGCGCTGTGCCAGGTAGTCGTTGACGGTGACGACGTGCACGCCTTTGCCCGAAAGGGCGTTCAGATACACGGGCAGGGTGGCCACCAGGGTTTTGCCCTCACCGGTACGCATTTCGGCGATTTTGCCGTAGTGCAGCACCATGCCGCCGATCAGCTGGACGTCGAAATGGCGCATGCCGAGCACGCGCCTGGAAGCTTCGCGGCAGACGGCGAAGGCTTCGGGCAGAATGTCGTCCAAATTTGCGCCATCGGCGATGCGCTGTTTGAATTCGGCGGTTTTGCCTTGCAGCGCGGCATCGTCGAGCGCCTGGATGCCTGCTTCCAATTCGTTGATTTTTGCTACGGTTTTCCGGTATTGCTTCAGCAGACGGTCATTGCGGCTGCCGAATACTTTTTTCGCTAGTTGGGTAAGCATGGATTTCTGAACCTGTTTTTAGAGGCGGTAACGGCGCATTTTAACACAGGCCGTCTGAAATAAATAATCCGCCCGCATGGGGTGCGGGCGGTTACGGATGCTTTGTTTTTCGTGGAAACGGGGCTTGGTTGGCCTGCGGCGGTGTTTCGCTTTCAGACGGCCTTTTCCGTTTTGCGGCGTGAGGCCGTCTGAAAGGTTCAGACGGCCTTTTGTCATTTTGTTTGTTCCGTTGCGGCTGGGGCGACGGTAAACGCGGCCTGTATCAGTCCAGCCAGTTCCAGTTCGAGTCTGTCGCCGCCGTTCAGACGGCCGACGCCCGCCGGTGTGCCGGTAAACACCAGATCGCCGCGGCGCAGGCCGTAGGTTTGTGCGAGATGGCAGAGAATTTCGGGCAGGCTGTAAATCATCAGGGTCGTGTCGCCCTGCTGGCGCAGGATGCCGTTTTGCCGGAAGGAGAAGCGGGTGTGCAGCGGGTCGGGCAGGCGGCTGGCAGGCAGGAAGTCCGATACGCAGGCCGCGCCTTTGAAGCCTTTGGCTTTTGTCCACGGCAGGCCTTTGCTTTTCGCTTCGGCTTGTATGTCGCGGGCGGTGAGGTCGAGGCCGACGGCGTAGCCTTCGATCAGGGTGAGGGCGTCGTTTTCGTTTAAGTTGTCGGCGTTGCTGCCGATCAGCAGCACCAGCTCGGCTTCGTAATGCACGTCGGCGCTGTATGCGGGCAGGCGGATTTGCGCGCCGCTGCGCAGGAGGGCGGAATTGGGTTTGAGGAAAACCAGCGGTTCGGTCGGGGTTTCGTTTTGCAGCTCGGCGATGTGGTCTACATAGTTGCGGCCGATGCAGTAGATGTTGTTGGAGCGGACGGAGCGGGAGTCGAGCAGGATGTCGGTCATGGCGTTTCCTTTTGTTTGCGGACGGGGCGGAAGGTTTGTTTCAGACGGTCTTTTATCGGGCGCTTTGCTTTTTCAGACGGCCTGAGGCCGTCTGAAAAGGCGTGTGGCGGGCGGATTGTAGCGTGTTTGCCGGACAAAAAAACGGCATACCGTTTTTGCGGTATGCCGTGGCAGGGTGCAGGGTTGCTGCTTGTTTGGCAGTGGTTTGCAGCGGCGGTTTGTTCCGCCTTAGTCCTCTTGCGCCCCGAGTTGGAGGTAGTTGGCCAAACCTGTTTTGGCGATGAGTTCCTGCTGGGTTTCGAGCCAGTCGATGTGCTCTTCGTTGATGTTTTTGTGTTTTTCCAGCAATGCGCGGCTGACGTAGTCCTGATGCTCTTCGCACACGGCGATGGCGGCGGAGAGTGCGGCGTGTTTTTCGTTTTCTTTCGCCAGGTCGCATTTGATGATTTCTTCGGTGTTTTCGCCGATGAGCAGCTTGCCCAGCTCTTGCAGGTTGGGCAGGCCTTCAAGCAGGAGGATGCGCTCGATCAGGTCGTCGGCCGATTTCATTTCGCGGATCGACTGTTTGTAGAAGTGTTCCGACAGTTCTTCCAAACCCCAGTTTTTCAGGATGCGGGCGTGGAGGAAATATTGGTTGATGGTTACCAGCAGGAGGCCGAGGTTTTTATTCAGCTCGCGGATAACGGTGCGTTCGCCTTGCATGTTTCTTTCCTTGTTCGGTTGCCGAGGGCTTTACAGCTGGCTTTGGGTGTAGTTTTCCAAGCCCATCAGGTCGATCAGGCGCAGCTGCTGTTCCAGCCAGTGGGCGTGGTCTTCTTCGGTGTCGGCAAGCTGTTTGACCATGATGTCGCGGGTAACGTAGTCCTGTTTTTCCTCGCACAGTTTGATGCCTTTTTTCAGAGCGGCGCGCACTTCGAATTCGGTGTTCAGGTCGGCTTTGAGCATGGAGGGCAGGTCGCTGCCGATATTGAGTGCGGAAGGCACCATTTTCGGTGTGCCGCCCAGCATCAGGATGCGGCGGATAAACTGTTCGGCGTGCTCGGTTTCTTCAACCATTTCGTGGCCGAGGCGCTCGAAAAGTTTGTTGTAGCCCCATTCGGCATACATGCGGGAATGGATGAAGTATTGGTCGCGCGCGGCCAATTCGCCCGCCAGAAGTTCGTTCATATAGTCGATGACTGCTTTGTCGCCTTGCATAATTTTGTTTCCTTGTTTGTTCGGATTAAAAAAAACGGTGTGGTTTGGGTTTGGCAGAAGGTTTGTGTTCCGCCTTGTTTCGGGCGGCGTTTTTTTGAATGGGCGCATTCTAGCAGCGCCAAAACGCAATGCAACTTTCCTTTTAAAATACAAACAATTATCAAGAGAAAGGCAAAGGGATGAAGAAGGCCGTCTGAAAGTATTGTTTTGTTTCCTTTGGGGTTTTAATCCGTTTGATTTTAATAAAAGCTCTCAATAAATTTTGTTATTTACATAGTTTAACCAAATACAAAAAAGCGCCCGCGCAACAGCCTTTTGCGCACGGTAAAAATCCGACCCTGCGGCGGCAAAGTGCTATAATCCGCCGCTTTTCCATTCCGTAAACAAAAGTACAAGAACCCATGAAACA is a window encoding:
- the secA gene encoding preprotein translocase subunit SecA, with protein sequence MLTQLAKKVFGSRNDRLLKQYRKTVAKINELEAGIQALDDAALQGKTAEFKQRIADGANLDDILPEAFAVCREASRRVLGMRHFDVQLIGGMVLHYGKIAEMRTGEGKTLVATLPVYLNALSGKGVHVVTVNDYLAQRDAATMRPLYNFLGLEVGVIISDLDPFQRQTAYGADITYGTNNEFGFDYLRDNMVVNQYDKVQRELNFAVVDEVDSILIDEARTPLIISGQADDNVSLYEIMNQVPPQLFRQETEEGEGDYWVDEKNHSVLLSETGHEHAETILTRMGLLAEGDSLYAVSNISLMHHLMAALRAHSLFHKDQHYVIQDGEIVIVDEFTGRLMSGRRWSDGLHQAVEAKEGVEIKRENQTLASITFQNYFRLYTKLSGMTGTADTEAFEFQSIYNLETVIIPTNRPIQRKDFNDQIFRSSEEKYEAVVKDIIECFNRGQPVLVGTTSIENSELVSTLLRQQGIPHNVLNAKEHQREALIVAQAGKVGAITVATNMAGRGTDIVLGGNVKHQSDAIRADESLSEEEKAAKISALENGWQEEHDKVMEAGGLHIIGTERHESRRIDNQLRGRAGRQGDPGSSRFYLSFEDPLLRLFALDRAAAILNRLAPERGVAIEAGMLTRQIEGAQRKVEGRNFDMRKQVLEYDDIANDQRKVIYFQRNDILASDSISDLGKEFRTETVSSLVDTHMPPDSMEEQWDLPGLEARLAADFRLHADIQGWLKEDNTLDNQDVKERLLSQMEQDYSDKTALVDENEMRQYERNVMLQVIDTQWRDHLSAMDYLRHGIHLRGYAQKNPKQEYKREAFEMFQNLWNGIKYQIASILASVQVRMDEPLAQESEPADLADLNAHAFQADAPDMEEVLSQSRSGLAAEAFDPNADSSSYTPEALAARGIVVHRNDPCPCGSGLKYKHCHGKLD
- a CDS encoding fumarylacetoacetate hydrolase family protein, which gives rise to MTDILLDSRSVRSNNIYCIGRNYVDHIAELQNETPTEPLVFLKPNSALLRSGAQIRLPAYSADVHYEAELVLLIGSNADNLNENDALTLIEGYAVGLDLTARDIQAEAKSKGLPWTKAKGFKGAACVSDFLPASRLPDPLHTRFSFRQNGILRQQGDTTLMIYSLPEILCHLAQTYGLRRGDLVFTGTPAGVGRLNGGDRLELELAGLIQAAFTVAPAATEQTK
- the bfr gene encoding bacterioferritin, with product MQGERTVIRELNKNLGLLLVTINQYFLHARILKNWGLEELSEHFYKQSIREMKSADDLIERILLLEGLPNLQELGKLLIGENTEEIIKCDLAKENEKHAALSAAIAVCEEHQDYVSRALLEKHKNINEEHIDWLETQQELIAKTGLANYLQLGAQED
- the bfr gene encoding bacterioferritin, producing the protein MQGDKAVIDYMNELLAGELAARDQYFIHSRMYAEWGYNKLFERLGHEMVEETEHAEQFIRRILMLGGTPKMVPSALNIGSDLPSMLKADLNTEFEVRAALKKGIKLCEEKQDYVTRDIMVKQLADTEEDHAHWLEQQLRLIDLMGLENYTQSQL